In one window of Chitinophagales bacterium DNA:
- a CDS encoding sugar kinase → MTCTFGELLIRYSPQLGGDWIHTQSMHTYIGGAELNVAHALARWGLPVQYLTAIPDNYLSKEILQHLQSSGIDSSSVLLQGNRIGAYYLPQGADLKHTGVIYDRAGSAFSELRPGMFNWPALLKNSSWFHFSAISPALNATSAAVCLEAVQQAKQFGLTVSVDLNYRSLLWKYGPQPESVMRQILPYCDVVMGNIWSSAALLGIPLNESLLEAGTKEAFVAGATHSAAQIQELFPNVQLVANTFRFTNDSGVNYFASLHSQAGTTVSANYTSESVIDKVGSGDCFMASLIRCMQLDKPASYMVNFASAAAIGKLQELGDHTKQTVESIEAKMYNHE, encoded by the coding sequence ATGACTTGCACATTTGGAGAATTATTGATTCGCTATTCGCCTCAATTAGGTGGCGACTGGATTCATACACAATCCATGCACACCTATATAGGTGGCGCAGAATTAAATGTCGCACATGCTTTGGCGCGATGGGGATTGCCGGTGCAGTATCTTACTGCTATTCCGGATAACTATCTGTCAAAAGAAATCTTACAACATTTACAGTCATCCGGAATTGATAGCAGTAGTGTTTTACTGCAGGGCAATCGAATTGGTGCGTATTATCTGCCACAGGGTGCAGATTTGAAGCATACTGGTGTTATTTATGATAGGGCAGGCTCTGCATTTTCGGAACTGAGACCAGGTATGTTCAACTGGCCGGCATTGCTCAAGAATTCCAGTTGGTTTCATTTTAGCGCCATTTCGCCAGCTTTGAATGCTACCTCAGCGGCAGTGTGTTTAGAAGCAGTACAACAAGCCAAGCAATTTGGCCTTACTGTTTCGGTAGACCTTAATTACAGATCCCTTTTATGGAAATACGGCCCGCAGCCCGAATCTGTAATGCGTCAAATTCTTCCCTATTGTGATGTTGTCATGGGGAATATCTGGAGTTCGGCTGCTTTATTGGGAATACCCCTAAATGAAAGCTTGCTAGAAGCCGGTACAAAAGAAGCTTTTGTTGCCGGTGCAACGCATAGTGCAGCACAGATACAGGAGTTGTTTCCTAATGTACAGTTGGTAGCAAACACATTTCGTTTTACCAATGATTCGGGTGTAAACTATTTTGCCAGCTTGCACTCCCAAGCAGGCACAACAGTTTCTGCTAACTACACATCAGAAAGCGTAATAGACAAAGTGGGCAGTGGAGATTGCTTTATGGCTTCACTGATTCGTTGTATGCAATTAGATAAACCAGCTTCTTATATGGTCAACTTCGCTTCTGCTGCAGCCATAGGTAAATTGCAGGAATTGGGTGACCACACCAAACAAACTGTGGAATCAATAGAAGCCAAAATGTATAATCATGAATAG
- a CDS encoding DUF4861 family protein: MLRQTIIALLLCISVYAVGQKTVSSIQVRNLSAYSIVNRLVSLSWDSLGFRAADTTSLIVINKRDKKELPIQWFVDSGKIIECLVMLSLPAHSDVEIEFKKAKRAVLPPLTYGRFVPERFDDFAWENNRIAFRAYGKALEATKENAYGFDVWVKKTEKMVIDKWYKNADYHKDHGEGLDYYSVGYTLGAGNIAPVVNEKIVYSPNFYRSVIIANGPLRTVFDLEYLPFSVGKSLITCKKRITIDASSQLSKVNFSFDVVGEFDSLFCIGLTRRKLPGQVHVDEARGLLTYWEPEDPVNGTTGTAILLNRNAQYFSDIKHHLFIVKPKSNYIEYFIGAAWNKAKDIEKFEEWIGYIDNIASTSTGAIQVWYRRN; encoded by the coding sequence ATGCTGCGACAAACAATTATTGCTCTCTTATTGTGTATTTCTGTTTATGCTGTTGGACAAAAAACCGTATCCAGTATTCAAGTTAGAAACTTATCTGCATACTCAATAGTGAACAGGTTGGTATCCCTTAGTTGGGATAGCTTAGGTTTTCGGGCAGCGGATACTACAAGCCTAATAGTTATTAATAAACGGGACAAGAAAGAACTACCTATACAATGGTTTGTTGATTCAGGGAAGATAATCGAGTGTTTGGTTATGCTTTCTTTACCAGCCCATTCAGATGTTGAGATTGAATTTAAGAAAGCTAAAAGAGCCGTCTTACCCCCTTTAACTTATGGAAGGTTTGTTCCAGAAAGATTCGATGACTTTGCTTGGGAAAATAATCGAATTGCTTTCAGGGCATATGGTAAAGCCCTTGAAGCTACAAAGGAAAATGCCTATGGCTTTGATGTTTGGGTAAAGAAGACAGAGAAAATGGTGATTGATAAATGGTATAAGAATGCAGATTATCATAAGGATCATGGTGAGGGACTCGATTACTATAGCGTTGGGTATACATTAGGAGCTGGCAATATTGCTCCTGTTGTAAATGAGAAAATAGTTTATTCCCCAAACTTTTATAGATCAGTTATTATTGCCAATGGTCCTTTAAGAACAGTTTTTGATCTCGAGTACTTGCCTTTCTCTGTAGGTAAGTCTTTGATAACGTGTAAAAAGCGGATTACTATTGATGCTTCAAGCCAATTATCTAAAGTGAACTTTAGTTTCGATGTGGTTGGTGAATTTGACAGTCTATTTTGTATTGGTCTAACCAGAAGAAAATTGCCAGGTCAAGTACATGTTGATGAGGCTAGGGGTTTATTAACTTATTGGGAGCCTGAAGATCCCGTAAATGGTACTACTGGTACGGCTATTCTGCTTAACAGAAATGCACAGTATTTTTCTGACATTAAACATCACCTTTTTATCGTAAAGCCTAAATCGAATTATATAGAATATTTTATAGGTGCTGCATGGAATAAAGCAAAGGATATAGAAAAATTTGAAGAGTGGATTGGTTACATAGACAATATAGCTTCAACAAGTACAGGTGCGATTCAAGTTTGGTATCGTAGGAATTAA
- a CDS encoding glycoside hydrolase family 3 C-terminal domain-containing protein yields the protein MMRNIFYYIICLFLLAVSTCFGQSGQISSTELLQQREKTINTLIAKMTLEEKVMQLMYNAPAIPRLQVPQYNWWNEALHGVGRSAPSTIFPQAIGLAATFDTNLVHKVADAISTEARALFNSSIAKDKRQQYSGITFWTPNINIFRDPRWGRGQETYGEDPFLTGSMGVAFVKGLQGDHPYFLKTAACAKHFAVHSGPEKTRHEFNAVVSLRDLRETYLPAFKSLVQNNVEAVMCAYNAVNGMPCCGNNFLLQEILKKEWGFKGHIVSDCWALVDFYKGHSVVKNSKEAAVLALRAGVNLNCGSTFPSLIDAVKEGMVSEKEVDAALFKLLETKHKLGMLFNQKSHPYASLSHAQVNYTEHSVLSRRAAQASIVMLKNTVLPLRNDLSRYFVTGPLAANIEMLIGNYHGVSKKFITVLEGITNAVAATSQVQYRTGVLLDKPNVNPIDWASNEAKEADAVICVLGINGLLEGEEGEAIASGTMGDRLQYDIPQHQIDYLKRIKNNFHKPVIVVIAGGSPMNLSVIHELADALLLCWYPGEQGGNAIADVIFGKSNPSGRLPVTFPMSLDQLPPFEDYSMQGRTYKFMKTEPMYPFGFGLSFSKFSYSDIRVSKNAFSNGDSVYVSCKLSNVGKVAGTETVQLYIQHLYDGAPNYILKGIQKQNLRPGESRIVYFKLPYIELSTFEEDGSRVIKPGQANLIIGGCLPILRAEKLGSSQPQIISITKL from the coding sequence ATGATGAGGAATATTTTCTATTATATCATCTGCTTGTTTCTGTTGGCTGTATCAACCTGCTTTGGTCAATCAGGCCAAATTTCTTCTACTGAGTTATTGCAGCAGCGCGAAAAAACTATTAATACTTTGATTGCTAAAATGACCTTAGAAGAAAAGGTTATGCAGTTAATGTATAATGCTCCAGCTATACCCAGATTGCAAGTGCCCCAGTATAACTGGTGGAATGAAGCATTACATGGTGTAGGCAGATCAGCTCCTTCTACTATTTTTCCTCAGGCAATTGGACTTGCTGCAACCTTTGATACAAATTTGGTTCATAAAGTTGCAGATGCGATATCTACAGAGGCTAGAGCTTTATTCAATAGTTCTATAGCAAAAGATAAGCGTCAGCAATATAGTGGTATTACTTTTTGGACTCCCAATATCAATATTTTTAGAGATCCACGATGGGGAAGAGGACAGGAAACTTATGGAGAGGACCCATTTCTAACTGGGTCTATGGGGGTTGCTTTTGTTAAGGGTTTGCAAGGAGATCATCCTTATTTCCTAAAAACAGCTGCTTGTGCAAAACATTTTGCTGTACACAGCGGACCGGAGAAAACACGACACGAATTTAATGCGGTTGTTTCATTGCGCGACTTACGAGAAACATATTTGCCCGCATTTAAATCACTGGTACAGAATAATGTAGAGGCGGTTATGTGTGCCTATAACGCAGTAAATGGTATGCCTTGTTGCGGAAATAATTTTCTCCTTCAAGAGATATTAAAAAAAGAATGGGGATTTAAGGGGCATATTGTTTCTGATTGTTGGGCCTTAGTCGATTTTTATAAAGGGCATTCTGTTGTCAAAAACTCGAAAGAAGCTGCAGTATTGGCATTACGTGCAGGAGTAAACCTTAACTGTGGTTCAACTTTTCCCTCTTTAATTGATGCTGTAAAAGAAGGAATGGTAAGCGAGAAAGAAGTGGATGCCGCTTTATTTAAGCTCCTAGAGACAAAGCATAAACTGGGTATGCTGTTTAACCAGAAATCGCATCCCTATGCCAGTTTATCACATGCTCAAGTGAACTATACTGAACATAGTGTTTTGTCAAGAAGAGCTGCGCAGGCATCTATTGTTATGCTAAAAAATACTGTACTTCCATTGCGAAATGATTTAAGTAGGTATTTTGTCACAGGACCATTGGCAGCGAACATCGAAATGTTAATTGGAAATTATCATGGTGTAAGCAAAAAATTTATTACTGTTTTAGAGGGTATTACAAATGCTGTAGCAGCTACTTCACAGGTGCAATATCGAACTGGTGTCTTATTAGATAAGCCTAATGTGAATCCAATTGACTGGGCATCAAATGAAGCCAAAGAGGCTGATGCAGTCATTTGTGTACTAGGTATTAATGGTTTACTTGAAGGTGAAGAAGGAGAGGCTATTGCTTCAGGGACAATGGGAGATAGGTTGCAATATGATATTCCTCAACACCAGATTGATTATCTGAAGCGAATTAAAAATAATTTCCATAAGCCTGTGATTGTAGTTATTGCAGGTGGTAGCCCGATGAATCTATCTGTAATCCATGAATTGGCTGATGCACTCTTATTGTGCTGGTATCCTGGAGAACAAGGCGGCAATGCTATTGCTGATGTCATTTTTGGAAAGTCGAATCCATCTGGCAGATTGCCAGTAACATTTCCAATGTCTTTGGATCAGTTACCTCCATTTGAAGATTATAGCATGCAAGGCAGAACTTATAAGTTTATGAAAACAGAGCCAATGTACCCATTCGGGTTTGGATTATCATTCAGCAAGTTTTCATACAGCGATATACGTGTAAGCAAAAATGCATTTAGTAATGGAGATTCTGTCTATGTATCATGTAAGTTGAGTAATGTTGGAAAAGTTGCTGGTACGGAGACAGTTCAATTATACATACAGCATTTATATGATGGTGCACCTAACTATATTTTAAAAGGCATACAAAAGCAAAACCTAAGACCCGGTGAGTCACGTATTGTATATTTCAAATTACCTTATATAGAGCTTTCAACTTTTGAGGAAGATGGTAGTCGGGTTATAAAACCAGGTCAGGCAAATTTAATTATTGGAGGATGTTTGCCAATACTGCGTGCTGAGAAACTGGGTTCAAGTCAGCCTCAAATTATTAGTATTACTAAATTATGA
- a CDS encoding acetylxylan esterase, with protein sequence MKYCLAIIAAVLFTCLHAQPAQSLIRVDIKTDKPDAVYQVSEKVFFKIQVLKNGHPLKNIKINYQVGPERITPFLQKEETIQADAILVNSEMQVPGFLRCIASVTIDGKLYRGVATAAIDAEKIQPVVTNPEDFDLFWKNAMSDLAKTPLDVKVIPAYDKSTDKVQVSYVNIQNVGGSRLYGTLCSPKSPGKYPAIVNLPGAGIRPYGPDLEMAEKGFVVLSIGIHGIPVNMEPQVYSSLEAGALKGYFLFNPEHRDRYYYKRVYLGCIRSIDFLSMMPEVDTAKIAVTGNSQGGALSIVTAALDKRVKVLAAIHPALCDLPAYLSGRAGGWPHFFQESNLSKYDAKVLQQSLAYYDVVNFAKRLNVPGLYTWGFNDETCPPSSMYAAFNSIKAPKELALYVETGHWFYPEQKAGLNLWLIHHLK encoded by the coding sequence ATGAAATATTGTTTAGCCATTATAGCTGCAGTTTTGTTTACATGTTTACATGCACAACCTGCTCAAAGCTTAATTAGAGTAGATATTAAAACAGATAAACCTGATGCAGTCTATCAGGTTAGCGAAAAAGTTTTTTTCAAAATTCAGGTCCTGAAGAATGGCCATCCGCTTAAAAATATTAAGATAAATTATCAGGTTGGTCCAGAGCGTATAACCCCATTTTTACAGAAAGAAGAAACAATACAAGCTGATGCCATTTTGGTTAACAGTGAAATGCAGGTGCCTGGTTTTTTACGCTGTATTGCTAGTGTTACAATAGATGGTAAGCTATATAGAGGGGTGGCAACCGCTGCCATTGATGCAGAAAAGATTCAGCCGGTTGTTACTAACCCTGAAGACTTTGATTTATTCTGGAAAAATGCAATGTCGGATTTAGCTAAAACTCCTCTTGATGTTAAAGTGATTCCCGCTTATGACAAGTCTACGGATAAGGTTCAGGTTAGTTATGTAAATATTCAAAACGTTGGTGGTAGCAGGTTGTATGGAACTTTGTGTTCGCCTAAATCTCCGGGTAAGTATCCTGCTATTGTTAATCTGCCTGGTGCTGGTATCAGACCCTATGGACCTGATCTTGAAATGGCAGAAAAAGGGTTTGTTGTTTTGAGTATTGGTATTCATGGAATACCTGTAAATATGGAACCTCAGGTATATAGCTCTCTTGAAGCCGGTGCACTAAAAGGTTATTTTTTGTTTAATCCAGAGCACAGAGATAGGTATTATTATAAGCGTGTTTACTTAGGCTGTATTCGGTCAATTGATTTCTTAAGTATGATGCCTGAAGTAGATACTGCAAAGATTGCAGTAACAGGTAATAGTCAGGGCGGTGCATTGAGTATAGTGACCGCTGCTCTGGATAAGCGAGTAAAAGTATTGGCAGCGATTCATCCTGCATTATGTGATCTGCCTGCCTATTTAAGTGGTAGAGCCGGTGGTTGGCCCCACTTTTTTCAGGAATCCAATCTTTCAAAATACGATGCCAAAGTTTTACAACAATCTCTCGCATATTATGATGTGGTAAATTTCGCCAAACGCTTAAATGTACCTGGATTATACACTTGGGGCTTTAATGATGAAACATGTCCACCTTCTTCCATGTATGCAGCTTTCAATTCTATTAAGGCCCCAAAAGAATTGGCTTTATATGTAGAAACGGGCCATTGGTTTTATCCAGAACAAAAGGCAGGACTGAATCTCTGGCTGATTCATCATTTAAAATAA